A genomic segment from Syntrophotalea acetylenivorans encodes:
- a CDS encoding AEC family transporter, with amino-acid sequence MQIFSEISIIILPVFFVIGLGYLLRRSGLIDDRFLYQANRLIYFIGLPSLLFHKIATADFSATFNGRMVTGATVVMLSGLIISYSYAAIGRKYRYEDRGAFSQGAFRGNLAYIGLPIVFSAYGDAAFARAGMFMGCLVPVINLLSILALLLPQRTGKRQTTWSFWYRSLLSNPLILAALLGIVWSYWQLPLPTVFARSFNLTASITLPLALLAIGGSFSLRKLRGDLVQATIASLFKVIGLPLLTIVVMLLLDVRGLDLGIAVLMAGAPAAAACTVLAQQLDSNTELAGSIILLSTLFSLISYPIILYLLKVYQLGFG; translated from the coding sequence TTGCAAATATTCTCCGAGATATCCATCATTATTCTTCCGGTATTCTTCGTCATTGGGCTGGGTTACCTGTTAAGACGCAGCGGCCTGATTGACGACCGTTTTTTGTATCAAGCCAACCGGCTTATCTACTTTATCGGTTTGCCTTCCCTGCTTTTCCATAAAATCGCTACTGCCGACTTCAGCGCAACGTTCAACGGCCGTATGGTTACTGGTGCCACAGTCGTCATGTTGAGCGGTTTAATCATTTCCTACAGCTATGCCGCAATAGGTCGTAAGTATCGATATGAAGACCGCGGTGCATTCAGTCAAGGGGCCTTTCGTGGCAATCTGGCCTACATCGGTCTGCCTATCGTGTTCAGTGCCTATGGAGATGCAGCTTTTGCCAGGGCCGGCATGTTTATGGGCTGCCTGGTGCCGGTGATCAACCTGTTATCCATTCTGGCCCTGCTGCTTCCCCAAAGAACCGGGAAGCGGCAAACCACATGGTCCTTCTGGTATCGCAGCCTACTCTCGAACCCCTTGATACTCGCCGCCCTGCTGGGCATTGTCTGGAGCTACTGGCAACTTCCCCTGCCAACGGTTTTTGCTCGTTCTTTCAACCTTACCGCAAGCATTACTTTGCCGCTGGCCCTATTGGCCATCGGCGGCAGCTTTTCTTTGCGGAAACTTCGCGGCGACCTGGTTCAGGCAACAATCGCCAGCCTATTCAAGGTTATCGGTCTACCATTGCTTACCATCGTTGTCATGCTACTTCTCGATGTTCGCGGTCTCGATCTCGGCATTGCCGTCCTCATGGCCGGTGCACCGGCAGCGGCCGCCTGCACAGTGCTGGCCCAGCAACTTGACAGCAACACGGAACTGGCCGGTTCGATTATCCTGCTCTCCACCCTTTTTTCTCTTATCAGCTACCCGATCATCCTGTACCTGTTGAAAGTTTATCAACTCGGTTTTGGCTAA
- a CDS encoding TlpA family protein disulfide reductase — MLRMVSRIRTLPILSIATILCVLALVGSSLCFSGCRRNEALYEPGAMVGELAPDVSLVDMAGRQVVLSQFRGQKVLLAFWASWCPPCQTEMSSLQRLHDNPAVGNLKILAVNVGESKEQIASFVARQQLSLPILIDAEGIVQKRYGVNQLPIVFLVDGQGIIVARHFGLRDWNSRDVITELNQFGRE, encoded by the coding sequence ATGTTAAGGATGGTCAGCAGAATACGGACACTCCCCATTTTATCGATTGCAACGATACTGTGTGTTTTGGCTTTAGTTGGTTCCAGCCTCTGCTTTTCGGGATGTCGACGTAATGAGGCTTTGTATGAGCCGGGAGCTATGGTCGGCGAATTGGCTCCCGATGTTTCGCTGGTCGACATGGCTGGGCGGCAGGTAGTTCTAAGTCAATTTCGTGGACAAAAAGTGCTGCTAGCCTTCTGGGCTTCCTGGTGCCCTCCCTGCCAAACAGAAATGTCTTCATTGCAACGCCTGCACGACAATCCTGCCGTGGGGAATCTTAAAATTCTCGCGGTTAATGTTGGAGAAAGCAAAGAGCAGATCGCCTCTTTTGTTGCCAGGCAGCAGCTCTCACTACCGATTCTTATCGATGCCGAAGGCATCGTTCAAAAGCGATACGGAGTTAATCAACTGCCGATTGTTTTTCTAGTCGACGGTCAAGGTATAATTGTCGCGCGCCATTTTGGCTTACGTGATTGGAATTCCAGGGATGTCATTACTGAACTCAACCAGTTCGGGAGAGAATGA
- a CDS encoding cytochrome c biogenesis CcdA family protein translates to MSNAADITLWIAFSAGILSFFSPCVLPLLPSYITYITGLSFGQLQEAHPGARVRLTVFCHCLVFIAGFSAVFILLGALAGMASASFHGQLRTVLVWVQKIGGILIFLFGIHLSGLFHFGILLGEKRIHLHRKPTGFIGTFVVGLAFAAGWTPCIGPILGTILALAAGSAAGPGRGILLLTIYSAGLGLPFLLAGLLFHGFLTFFNRFRKYIRLVEICTGVLLMVVGIMLFFDMFGLVTGYLYRLLPPAG, encoded by the coding sequence ATGAGCAATGCCGCTGATATTACTTTATGGATAGCATTTTCCGCCGGAATTCTGTCCTTCTTTTCCCCCTGTGTCCTGCCTTTATTGCCCTCGTATATAACCTATATCACCGGTCTCAGCTTTGGCCAATTGCAGGAGGCGCACCCCGGTGCTCGTGTTCGGCTGACGGTCTTTTGTCATTGCCTGGTTTTTATTGCAGGCTTCTCCGCCGTGTTTATTTTGCTCGGGGCGCTTGCCGGAATGGCCTCCGCTTCTTTCCATGGTCAGCTACGAACGGTGCTGGTCTGGGTGCAAAAAATTGGTGGCATTCTTATTTTTCTTTTCGGTATACATCTTAGCGGGTTGTTTCATTTCGGTATTCTTCTCGGCGAAAAACGGATTCATTTGCATCGTAAGCCGACTGGATTTATCGGCACCTTTGTCGTTGGGTTGGCCTTTGCTGCCGGTTGGACTCCCTGCATTGGGCCTATCCTGGGAACTATTCTGGCTCTCGCTGCCGGATCAGCAGCAGGACCCGGCCGCGGTATTCTGCTTTTAACGATTTATTCAGCAGGGCTGGGTCTTCCCTTTTTGTTGGCAGGGCTCCTGTTTCACGGCTTTCTTACCTTTTTTAACCGTTTTCGTAAATACATCCGTCTGGTTGAGATCTGTACCGGAGTCTTGTTGATGGTGGTTGGCATCATGCTGTTTTTTGACATGTTCGGCTTGGTGACCGGTTATCTGTACCGCTTGCTGCCGCCTGCCGGCTGA
- a CDS encoding Fur family transcriptional regulator has protein sequence MMPDKRTTFREFVARKGLKWTKQREIILDEFLNSKEHLSTEALYLEIRSKNPHIGYATVYRTLKLFAECGIAEERDFGAGQVLYELSHGGDHHDHLICTGCGAIIEFEDKRIEKLQEQVAQDHHFIISSHRLEIFGLCTKCAAG, from the coding sequence ATGATGCCAGACAAGCGTACAACTTTCAGAGAATTTGTGGCCCGCAAGGGGCTGAAATGGACCAAGCAGAGGGAAATTATTCTGGACGAATTTCTCAATTCCAAAGAACACCTTTCGACAGAAGCTCTCTACCTAGAGATTCGCAGCAAGAATCCCCACATCGGTTATGCCACTGTTTACCGGACCCTGAAGCTTTTTGCCGAGTGCGGCATAGCAGAAGAACGGGATTTCGGTGCCGGGCAGGTTCTCTATGAATTGAGTCACGGTGGAGACCACCACGATCATCTTATTTGCACCGGTTGTGGCGCCATCATCGAGTTTGAAGATAAGCGAATAGAAAAACTACAAGAGCAGGTTGCTCAAGACCATCATTTCATCATCTCAAGTCATCGTCTGGAAATCTTCGGGTTGTGCACCAAATGCGCAGCCGGATGA